In the Haloarcula salinisoli genome, ACCAGCTCGGCCTGATGTGCCGTCCACGCTCGCTTTATCGTCTGGAGCAGCTGTATCTGGTCCGCGAGCAACGTTCGAATCCACGGCTCGACGTCGGGGTCCGCGAACGCGACCGCCCGCTCCTCGGTGGCGAGCTCCGCAAGGAGTCTGTCGGCTTCCTGAAACGCGGGGCCGTCCATCCGCGAGACTGCCTCGGTCGCCAGCCCCACGTCTATCTGTCCGTGGACGACCGCAAAGCGCATCTCGACCGGGAGGACTGCTTCAGTGATTTCCCGCAGCGCTCGGTAGGACCGCTCGGGGTCGGTGAGGACGCCGCCGATCGCTTCGACCCCTCGCAACACCGAAAACGGCGCGACGAGCTGCTCGCGCAGCGCCTCGTTCGCCCGCGCGATGCCCGCTTCGAGCGACGCTCGCAACGCTTCTCTGTCGTCGACCGACCGGGGTTCTGTCACCTCGCCGAGAACGACGCATCGGCGCCCATTCATGCCTAACGAATAAACCTATTCTAATTTATAAACAGTGGTTAAACCTATGGCGATTTAACGACATCAGCTCCCGAATTGAGTCGTCAGAACGGCGATATCGACGGTCTGTGGCTGTCTGCCGGTCAGCCCTCTGTGAGTAGCTCGCCGAGAATCGCCTCGGCGGCCGCGACGTGGCCGTCGGCATCCTCGTCGCCCGTCTCCTCGACGTTCTCCAGTAGATGCTCGACTTTGCCCAGTCGCTCCCGTTGGGCCGACGCGTCCATCTCGCCGTGGGCGATATCGTCGGCGATGGCCTCGGCCTCGCCGAGCCACCGGCTCGCGGTGCGTTCGACCGGGCGTTCGGCGGTCGCAGCCAGGTGGTCGTGCAGGTCCCGCAGACGCTTCTCGTCCATACGCCAGCCAGCGGTCCCACCGAGAAAAAGCCGCCGTCGAACCACCTATGTCGCCGGCGCTCCCAGCCCCGATAGATGGCCGAGACGATACTGGTCGCTGGCACGGCCTCACACGTTGGCAAGAGCACGGTAGCGGCGGGGCTGTGCCGACTGCTCGCCGACCGCGGCGTCTCGGTCGCCCCGTTCAAGGCCCAGAACATGAGCAACAACGCCCGCG is a window encoding:
- a CDS encoding SatD family protein, encoding MNGRRCVVLGEVTEPRSVDDREALRASLEAGIARANEALREQLVAPFSVLRGVEAIGGVLTDPERSYRALREITEAVLPVEMRFAVVHGQIDVGLATEAVSRMDGPAFQEADRLLAELATEERAVAFADPDVEPWIRTLLADQIQLLQTIKRAWTAHQAELVRAYRREENMQAIADERGVSVQTVSQTLARANATQIMTVESNLDAALSAVWGWSP